The following nucleotide sequence is from Lytechinus pictus isolate F3 Inbred chromosome 10, Lp3.0, whole genome shotgun sequence.
TACCAGTAGTCGGTCAACCCAGCCAGGAATGGGACGGCGAGAAGGAGAGCTAGGAGCCAACCTGCCAGGGCGTAGCAGCAGCTGACACAAAGGCTCTGTCTCGGGCAGTATGACGTGACGTTAAAGATGGCCCGATACCGATCGATAAGGACACCTCCGAGCGATATCGCCATCGCACCTCGCGACGCGAACTCCATGAAGAGATAGCCGTGGGTGATGACGTTTTCGAATTGCTCCGGCGAGCTTAGGAAGTGGCGATGGTAGTGGGCGACCAGCGTGTTGAGGGCATAGAAGATCTCGGCGATGAAGAACGATGCCGCGTAGATGTTGGACCTCGTGTTGCGTTTCTTTGGGTCACATGATACCATAGCCAGAGTTATGCAGTTGATGACGATCGCCAGACCAAGCATTGGTATGGTGGTTAAGGTGACGATTTTAGAGCACATCACGTCATCTGTAGGGATTGGTGATATGTCGGGAACATCGCTGATGTTCTCGGAGTATGTTGGGGAATTCGTCTGGATATCCTCCTGCATGTCTGTCGTAAGGATCTCTATCGTCGTGAGATTCATATCTGCATTCAAAACAAGAGAGAGAACGgaggtaaatatttttttcttcaaaattaaaatacaagTAAAGTTTTTGACAATGAAAAGTGATcaagcaaaattaataaaaacataatgcATACCCGGTTCTCACTTCTCAATTGTTTTGTTAAATCCAAGtaaggaaatgaaaatatatgaattagtaaaacataatatttgttactcaaatataaatgacattcgtaaattttattttcatgaaattgttgGGCTTAAGAGAGCGAACGGATGTATAGAGTTCATAAGAAACTCATCAACTTCATCGCGTCGTTGTTCACTGGAAAATTGTGAAGGACGTTGCGGGGAGGAAGTCAACGGTCTATATTCAAGGATCGTTCATATAAACAATTTGTGTTTCTAACTTCCGACGAAAACATGAACATTGTTTCACCCGACTCagtcataatcaccatcatgcAAGAGATCTATCCGATACTTCAACACCGAGATTACAGACATCATCCCTCTGCTTCCTGATCAATCGACATAAATTTTGGCGCGCTTTCTGTTCGCCTGCTTGGCATCACGTACGCGTGGTGATTTCATCTCGAAGATCAGAGGAAGAACATTTTAATCTCGTCACATCATCAGAAAGATCGCGATGATATCATCACCGAAGGATTAGTAAATCAGCTGCTCGATAGGCGGGGAAATACCAAAACATTCGTCACGGCTTTGGGATGACAACCCCTTTTTATGAATCACTCCACAAACCTCATGATATTGAGAtgctgtcttcaatttttttttatttaatataattACATGAATATGATTTGATTCGGCTCTTTGAAGTGTAAACTTTATGTTGATGATATTGCTCAttacaataatattatattaGTTTTAATCCTTAAGGTAATTGCAAACCCTTAAGGTTATACAACGACACCCCCGTTTACGGtgccggttttttttttatacgcgaATGGAATAATCCTTGTAAATCGatattatacaatttttgttttaatatgtgCAACCAAAGATCCGAAtttaaaatcatattaatttcagtatattatatgatattaaGTTTAAATTCGGGTGACAGTAACCCATATTAAGAATAATTGAATAATATACtagtaaatatttttgtaagtgttattttgttaaagaaatgaattagatttttttttcaaaagttgcCATTCCAATTTCCGCTTAAGTGTTAAAATGTAAAGGCTTAGTTATTTATACTTTTTAAAGGGTTTGCGCCTGCAAACCTTTCTGAAAATATGGCATCTATTTTAAGGATGCTATATAACGCGCCAAAATTCGTGAGTCAAATGGCTCAATGTCTTGGTGATAGCGTCTACAGTTCCAGATAGTCGGGTCGTTTCCCTTTGCGCGAAGGATgacaaaaattaagaaaagcTTTAAAGTGCATCTCTTCTCATCAATATGATAGAATCTTCTTTCTCCTTTGGTGTCGCGATAACAACCAGGATGGCgcgaaaataaaaatgacaagagATATAGTGCGATGAGAAGATCTTTGTACCAAATCCTGATCTTTCTTCGTGAAGACTCATGAACAGAATTTGTCACCCGCGGTGACAAGAGGACGAGTCACTTTTAAAGTCGATATTTCGATTTGAtgattgaataattattttcagaaaaaaaaatggttagcAAAATATGAATACTAGTAAAATTATGTGGACAATACGTCTACCCTGATTTGTGTATGACCTTTTAGTCTATGTTTTGCAAATCCTTTGTTTCTCCTTGTACGTTGTGCACCATTAATCATTTCCTGTCTAACGGTGCATTTTCGATTTAAT
It contains:
- the LOC129269053 gene encoding neuromedin-B receptor-like, whose product is MNLTTIEILTTDMQEDIQTNSPTYSENISDVPDISPIPTDDVMCSKIVTLTTIPMLGLAIVINCITLAMVSCDPKKRNTRSNIYAASFFIAEIFYALNTLVAHYHRHFLSSPEQFENVITHGYLFMEFASRGAMAISLGGVLIDRYRAIFNVTSYCPRQSLCVSCCYALAGWLLALLLAVPFLAGLTDYWYTTYQSLRPFDVYTGVHTTLVYFLPLLVFSLAYNILMCRLISCSNRRSLDSFAAKGSHRQRVTRRRLATIMIVTVIAFVVTWLLYLSVRVIEGYFKPEDFQPINIAALRLAGNYVAYLGLSVCSVLVCVLCGDYKSLDSHRGCSCCSDNQNFMTKIEQAWPSAKPNQYYV